One stretch of Priestia megaterium DNA includes these proteins:
- a CDS encoding phospholipase D-like domain-containing protein, protein MIKIAFKGLLIILSLYILYVVITAVVLFYVPLKTGEETTSIKPASFFGHSESTDRVRLLEDGYEAGRVRIQMIQEAEKSIDIAYYSIGKGESTDLIMAALFKAADRGVHTRVLLDGIANGLRGNRRGVLYALASHPNIEVKYYEPFQLFKPWAWHNRMHDKIMIVDGRLGIIGGRNIGDKYLAKKPPPDFVYDRDVFITNSKHKQDSVITQMQNYINELWAHPYTKKAFHHLTQYQVDQGKRMKALLLQQYDKAKQVGETFATPKINWNASTVPTKRVSFIHNPIERFNKRPFMWKTFINLAEGANRSVLIQSPYVVPTNAMRKYTAMKKNPAVQWTLLTNSVTSTPNVLAFSGYISMRDTIMKTGVKLYEYQGPYSIHAKSVIYDQRLSAVGSFNLDSRSTFLNNESMVIIDSQEFAKKLTIAMENKMDKSILIANHKRWIKSPDIQKKEEPVMKRTFLYALAKVTRFFKEFI, encoded by the coding sequence ATGATAAAAATAGCATTCAAAGGATTACTTATTATTTTATCTTTATATATTCTGTATGTGGTTATAACGGCGGTGGTTCTCTTTTATGTACCTTTAAAAACAGGAGAGGAAACGACCTCAATTAAACCGGCTAGCTTTTTTGGTCACAGTGAGTCTACGGACCGAGTCAGACTTCTTGAAGATGGTTATGAGGCAGGAAGAGTTCGTATTCAAATGATTCAAGAAGCTGAGAAATCGATTGATATTGCTTATTACTCAATAGGAAAAGGAGAGTCAACTGATTTAATTATGGCCGCTCTTTTTAAAGCAGCTGATCGAGGCGTCCATACTCGCGTTCTTTTAGATGGGATAGCTAACGGCTTACGGGGAAACCGAAGAGGCGTGCTCTATGCATTAGCTTCACATCCTAATATTGAAGTAAAGTATTACGAACCGTTTCAATTGTTTAAACCTTGGGCGTGGCATAATCGTATGCATGACAAAATAATGATTGTAGACGGGAGACTAGGTATAATAGGAGGACGGAATATAGGGGACAAATATTTGGCTAAAAAGCCTCCTCCAGACTTCGTCTATGATCGTGATGTCTTTATTACAAACAGCAAACATAAACAAGATAGCGTCATCACTCAAATGCAAAATTATATAAATGAATTATGGGCTCATCCTTACACTAAAAAAGCTTTTCATCATCTCACCCAGTACCAGGTCGATCAGGGAAAGAGGATGAAAGCTTTGCTGCTGCAGCAATATGATAAAGCTAAGCAAGTAGGAGAAACGTTTGCGACGCCTAAGATTAATTGGAATGCTTCCACCGTTCCTACAAAGCGTGTTTCTTTTATTCATAATCCAATTGAACGCTTTAATAAAAGACCTTTTATGTGGAAAACGTTTATTAACCTGGCAGAAGGAGCTAACCGCTCTGTTCTTATTCAAAGTCCTTATGTGGTGCCAACTAATGCGATGAGAAAGTATACAGCAATGAAAAAGAATCCAGCTGTTCAATGGACACTACTCACAAATTCAGTTACATCTACGCCCAATGTGTTGGCTTTTTCCGGGTATATAAGTATGCGTGATACGATTATGAAGACAGGTGTAAAGCTTTACGAATACCAAGGACCTTATTCGATCCATGCAAAGTCTGTGATTTATGATCAAAGACTCAGCGCCGTAGGCTCTTTTAATTTAGATTCCCGTTCTACATTTTTGAATAATGAATCAATGGTCATTATCGATAGTCAAGAATTTGCAAAAAAGTTGACGATAGCGATGGAAAACAAAATGGATAAAAGTATCCTTATTGCCAACCATAAGCGATGGATTAAATCTCCTGACATCCAAAAGAAAGAAGAACCTGTTATGAAGCGAACCTTCCTATACGCCCTTGCAAAAGTGACGAGGTTTTTTAAGGAATTTATTTAA
- a CDS encoding glycosyltransferase family 2 protein: MSSIVKYSIVVPVYNEEEVIHETYRRLTEVMRSTKEAYELLFVNDGSRDRTAEIIKEYSEQDPAVVLLDFARNFGHQIAITAGMDYARGEAVVVIDADLQDPPELILEMIEKWKQGFDVVYAKRTKRKGETYFKKQTAAMFYRFLRAMTDIDIPLDTGDFRLLDRKVCNQMNSIQEKNRFVRGLVSWVGFKQIAVEYERDERLAGESKYPLKKMLKLSMDGITSFSYKPLKLASYAGVTLSGIGFIYLLVVLYLKLFTDSTITGWSSLIVIQLFFSGIILIILGMIGEYIGRIYDETKNRPLYIVREKYQLETRKEVSLRD, from the coding sequence ATGAGTTCAATTGTCAAATATTCTATTGTTGTTCCTGTGTACAACGAAGAAGAAGTGATTCATGAAACCTACCGCCGTCTAACAGAAGTGATGCGTTCAACGAAAGAAGCTTACGAGCTTCTTTTCGTGAACGACGGCAGTAGAGATCGAACAGCAGAAATCATTAAAGAATACAGCGAGCAAGACCCGGCCGTTGTTTTATTGGATTTTGCCCGTAACTTTGGTCATCAAATTGCTATTACAGCTGGTATGGATTATGCAAGAGGAGAGGCCGTCGTTGTAATTGATGCTGATTTGCAAGACCCGCCTGAATTAATTTTAGAGATGATTGAAAAATGGAAGCAAGGGTTCGACGTTGTATATGCTAAGCGTACAAAGCGAAAAGGAGAAACATACTTTAAAAAGCAAACAGCTGCTATGTTTTATCGTTTCTTACGTGCGATGACCGATATTGATATTCCTCTCGATACAGGGGATTTCCGTTTGCTAGATCGCAAAGTGTGCAATCAAATGAATAGCATTCAAGAAAAAAATCGCTTTGTTCGCGGATTGGTAAGCTGGGTCGGCTTTAAACAAATAGCAGTAGAATATGAGCGAGACGAGCGTTTGGCCGGGGAGTCGAAATATCCTTTGAAAAAGATGCTGAAGCTTTCAATGGATGGCATTACATCTTTTTCCTATAAACCGCTAAAGCTAGCTAGCTATGCTGGTGTAACTCTATCTGGTATCGGTTTTATTTATCTTTTAGTGGTGCTGTATTTGAAGTTATTTACAGACAGCACCATCACAGGGTGGTCGTCATTAATTGTCATTCAGCTATTCTTTAGCGGCATCATTTTAATTATTCTTGGTATGATTGGAGAATATATTGGCCGCATCTACGATGAAACAAAAAACCGTCCACTCTATATCGTCCGTGAAAAGTATCAGCTTGAAACACGCAAGGAAGTATCACTTCGTGACTAA
- a CDS encoding diaminopimelate epimerase produces MEEYSFRFHITDSYPLQNENDKIEAVVRTKIKHVERGCLYEGYLRVHITKIGVFPVAKDIAEAIGVRSLRQQLAAELKRYVRPHRNFL; encoded by the coding sequence ATGGAGGAATATTCTTTTCGTTTTCATATTACAGATTCTTACCCTTTGCAAAATGAAAACGATAAAATAGAAGCTGTTGTACGCACCAAAATCAAGCATGTGGAGCGAGGATGCTTGTATGAGGGTTATCTTCGTGTTCATATCACTAAAATCGGGGTATTTCCTGTAGCAAAAGATATTGCTGAAGCGATTGGCGTTCGTTCGCTTCGTCAGCAGTTAGCGGCCGAATTAAAAAGATACGTACGGCCGCACCGCAATTTTTTATAA
- the folD gene encoding bifunctional methylenetetrahydrofolate dehydrogenase/methenyltetrahydrofolate cyclohydrolase FolD, whose product MTAKVIKGKEVAQELRAALKEEVAQLKTKGIVPGLTVILVGENPASQSYVKAKAKACEEIGVASEIIKRDVTITEEELLNEIHHLNGNPSVHGILIQLPLPKHIDEKAVLNAVSPKKDVDGFHPVSVGNMVIGDECYLPCTPHGIVELIKRSGEEISGKHAVVIGRSNIVGKPVSMLLLQESATVTIAHSRTKDLSSLTKQADILVSAVGQPRLIKADDIKPGAIVIDVGNTMENGKLVGDVDYEAALEVAGYITPVPGGVGPMTITMLLKNTVDAAKTINNVK is encoded by the coding sequence ATGACAGCGAAAGTAATTAAAGGAAAAGAAGTAGCGCAAGAACTGCGCGCCGCATTAAAAGAAGAGGTAGCTCAATTAAAAACAAAAGGTATCGTTCCTGGTTTAACCGTGATTTTAGTAGGAGAAAATCCTGCTTCCCAATCATATGTAAAAGCAAAAGCAAAGGCTTGTGAAGAAATCGGTGTTGCATCTGAAATTATCAAACGTGACGTAACGATTACTGAAGAAGAGCTTTTAAACGAAATCCATCACTTGAATGGAAATCCATCTGTTCATGGTATTCTGATTCAACTTCCATTACCAAAACATATTGATGAAAAGGCAGTATTAAATGCTGTATCTCCTAAAAAAGATGTAGATGGCTTCCACCCAGTAAGCGTAGGGAATATGGTTATTGGCGATGAGTGCTATTTACCATGTACACCACACGGTATCGTTGAGTTAATTAAACGTTCAGGTGAAGAAATTTCAGGTAAACATGCGGTAGTAATTGGACGAAGCAATATTGTTGGTAAACCAGTATCCATGCTGTTACTTCAAGAAAGTGCAACGGTAACAATTGCTCACTCTCGCACAAAAGATTTATCTTCTTTAACAAAACAAGCTGATATTCTTGTGTCAGCTGTAGGACAACCTAGACTTATCAAAGCAGATGATATTAAGCCGGGTGCCATTGTAATTGATGTGGGTAACACAATGGAAAATGGTAAACTCGTTGGTGATGTTGATTACGAAGCGGCTTTAGAAGTTGCAGGTTATATCACACCAGTACCAGGCGGAGTTGGTCCGATGACCATCACAATGTTATTAAAAAATACGGTAGACGCTGCTAAAACAATTAACAACGTAAAATAA
- a CDS encoding STAS domain-containing protein produces MKEELVYIGKKILEHKYSLSEKLAERLDSTHTLSLEELKEKKILKWRVSIMEYFGRALFEEQEAVLKLVKEWALDTGKYTVEKNIPLEKALGSLPIYRSVIWDVFTRELEEHQFAAITMLHVSERIDPLLDTVTCVFGQIYDEHNRYMMNLAYTSLEELSVPLVPVTKGIAIMPIIGEIDTHRSQVIMETCLKKGTSLQLSYLILDISGVVIIDTMVADNLFKIHQSLKLVGVEAIITGIRPEIAQTVVKLGIDFNQIKTEANLEAALLKIGFRRPEEHSRAHVSSRRIK; encoded by the coding sequence ATGAAAGAGGAGCTCGTGTATATAGGAAAAAAGATTCTTGAACATAAATATAGCTTGTCAGAAAAATTAGCCGAACGTTTAGATTCTACACATACGCTAAGTCTAGAGGAATTGAAAGAAAAGAAAATTTTGAAATGGCGAGTGTCAATTATGGAGTACTTTGGAAGAGCGCTATTTGAAGAACAAGAGGCTGTACTTAAACTTGTTAAAGAATGGGCACTTGACACGGGAAAATATACAGTGGAAAAAAATATTCCTTTAGAAAAAGCACTCGGTAGCCTCCCAATCTATCGCAGCGTTATTTGGGATGTATTTACAAGAGAACTAGAGGAGCATCAGTTTGCTGCAATTACCATGCTGCATGTCAGTGAGCGAATTGATCCGCTTTTAGATACGGTAACATGTGTTTTTGGTCAAATTTATGATGAACATAATCGATATATGATGAATTTAGCTTACACGTCACTAGAAGAACTGTCAGTTCCGCTCGTGCCTGTCACAAAAGGTATCGCTATTATGCCGATTATTGGAGAAATTGATACTCATCGCTCCCAAGTTATTATGGAAACTTGCTTGAAAAAAGGGACAAGCCTTCAATTATCCTATCTTATTTTGGATATTTCAGGTGTGGTGATTATTGATACAATGGTAGCAGACAATCTTTTCAAAATTCATCAGTCTCTCAAATTAGTAGGAGTGGAAGCTATTATAACAGGGATACGACCGGAAATTGCCCAAACGGTAGTGAAACTGGGAATTGATTTTAATCAAATTAAAACAGAAGCAAATTTAGAAGCAGCGCTTTTAAAAATTGGGTTTAGACGTCCTGAAGAACATAGCCGCGCGCATGTGTCATCACGGCGCATAAAATGA
- a CDS encoding LrgB family protein, which translates to MQEFFIAVFIIIATVALYLVMAKVYVRFSYPILIPVLTTTVFVILLLLAFHISYDEYMIGGKWINSLLGPAVVALAYPLYKQREMLVKYSIPIIGGVFVGLFAGMISGLVFAEVFGIDRSLILSIIPKSITTPVAIQIAMGLGGVPSMTVVFVMIAGFSGVILGPLLLKWIRIKSSLGKGIALGSASHALGTSKAFEYGELTVSMSSVSMTLSAVLGSVFGPIVVWLFQV; encoded by the coding sequence GTGCAAGAATTCTTTATCGCGGTCTTTATAATCATAGCTACAGTTGCTCTGTATCTAGTCATGGCGAAAGTATACGTACGGTTCTCCTACCCAATTCTTATTCCAGTTTTAACTACAACCGTATTCGTTATTCTTCTTTTGCTTGCTTTTCATATTTCCTATGACGAGTATATGATTGGAGGCAAATGGATTAATTCACTTCTGGGGCCAGCGGTTGTTGCATTAGCGTATCCACTGTATAAACAGCGTGAGATGCTAGTAAAATACAGCATTCCTATTATTGGAGGAGTGTTTGTAGGATTATTTGCAGGCATGATTAGCGGACTTGTGTTCGCTGAAGTATTCGGCATTGACCGAAGCCTGATTTTATCCATTATTCCTAAGTCTATTACCACTCCCGTTGCAATTCAAATTGCCATGGGACTAGGAGGGGTTCCATCCATGACTGTGGTATTTGTTATGATTGCAGGCTTTTCGGGAGTAATTCTTGGACCTTTACTTTTAAAGTGGATTCGTATTAAAAGTTCTTTAGGAAAAGGAATTGCACTAGGCAGTGCTTCTCATGCGCTAGGAACTTCTAAAGCATTTGAATATGGTGAACTAACGGTATCGATGAGCTCAGTATCAATGACGTTAAGCGCTGTACTAGGATCAGTTTTTGGACCTATTGTTGTGTGGCTATTCCAAGTGTAA
- a CDS encoding GNAT family N-acetyltransferase: protein MIQVKDIYGNLPTLETERLRLRKVTKKDVRDMFEYASNEKVSRYVNWEKHRKLQDTKEFVSFVLKQYSNQSISPWAMEIKALKKCIGTIDFVTWNPTHRIAEIGYAISEAYWNKGFVTEAAEKVIAFGFEEMDLVRIQARCFVENTASEKVMKKIGMSYEGTIRKAMFIKGAHQDLKLYSILREEYTRNA, encoded by the coding sequence ATGATTCAAGTAAAAGATATATACGGAAATTTACCCACACTAGAAACAGAAAGACTCCGCTTGCGGAAAGTTACCAAAAAAGATGTGCGTGACATGTTTGAATATGCCTCAAATGAAAAGGTAAGCAGATATGTAAATTGGGAAAAGCACCGAAAGCTTCAAGATACAAAAGAGTTTGTTTCCTTCGTTTTAAAGCAGTACAGCAACCAATCCATTTCTCCTTGGGCTATGGAAATCAAAGCCTTGAAAAAATGTATTGGCACCATTGACTTTGTCACTTGGAACCCTACTCATCGCATTGCGGAAATTGGCTATGCGATTTCTGAAGCATATTGGAATAAGGGATTTGTTACGGAAGCAGCTGAAAAAGTAATTGCGTTTGGATTTGAAGAAATGGATTTAGTCCGCATTCAGGCGAGGTGCTTTGTTGAAAATACTGCATCTGAGAAAGTGATGAAAAAAATCGGTATGTCTTATGAAGGAACGATTCGAAAAGCCATGTTTATTAAGGGAGCTCATCAAGACTTAAAGTTATATTCAATCTTGCGAGAAGAATATACACGCAACGCGTAG
- a CDS encoding GNAT family N-acetyltransferase, whose product MKPDVAYRKAYMSFYNEWKESGEKMIPWVIAKDPAYFEKMVQELLDAEKGIGLKKGYVPDSTYWLMHHEKVIGVVNIRHELSEILRNSGGHIGYGIRPSERQKGYAKLLLKLSLQEIKKLGVQRALVVCDDWNTASHRTILANGGIQDEDYIEEDGAVVQRFWIHTDKMA is encoded by the coding sequence ATGAAACCAGATGTAGCCTACCGGAAGGCTTATATGAGCTTTTATAATGAATGGAAAGAAAGCGGAGAAAAAATGATTCCGTGGGTAATTGCTAAAGATCCTGCTTACTTTGAAAAAATGGTTCAAGAGTTGTTAGATGCAGAAAAAGGGATCGGATTAAAAAAAGGATATGTACCCGATTCCACCTACTGGCTAATGCATCACGAAAAAGTAATAGGCGTAGTTAATATCCGCCATGAGCTAAGTGAAATACTTCGAAACAGCGGAGGACATATAGGTTATGGCATTCGGCCAAGCGAAAGACAAAAAGGATATGCGAAGCTGCTACTGAAGTTATCTCTTCAAGAAATTAAAAAGCTGGGGGTTCAACGGGCATTAGTTGTGTGTGATGATTGGAACACCGCTTCTCATCGAACTATTCTGGCAAACGGTGGTATACAAGACGAGGATTATATAGAAGAGGACGGAGCTGTTGTTCAACGCTTTTGGATTCATACGGATAAAATGGCATAA
- a CDS encoding glycosyltransferase family 39 protein, with protein MKHMNSEVKEERTSNKKRIDLFLVPIVLIAAFLNLFKIWTDEYANAYYTAAVKSMLQSFHNFFYASFDPGGYVTIDKPPVVFWIQTISAKIFGFHGWSVILPQALAGIGSVLLLYVLVKRTFGVWAGRFAALAMALTPIVPAVSRTNNIDSMLVFTLLVATWMLFRAVRTAKFGWVLAAFAMIGVAFNMKMLQAYMVLPAFYVFYVVATKITWKKKIAFLTTATALMLAVSVSWAVVVDSTSADKRPYMGSSQTNSVLELAFGYNGINRLTGNTSVTGSSHKQPAQTQQQTASNETKQNSSSSADASQSSNQSKSSSQKMQAPGGGNQNGMFNTGNPGPFRLFQKGLSDQISWLLPFVIFSIVGLFAGVKFKGPYTTKQKESLFWLAWLLPVAVFFSIAGFFHQYYLIMLAPPIAAFAGAGAVALWSMYKQRNGWKSWLLPSGILTTAALQVYIMSPYVSSIGVTPIAGVGALGVILALVLAVRKERKNSVTNYLGVAAMVVLLAMPAYWAMTPIIYGGNSMLPAAGPDSSSGMGGLPSTATNSKQSGFNGMQPPGSSNGNSSSNNQMQPPSGSSNGGQMQMPGGSSNNSQMPNSFSGKSSSSKRKSGGMNAEVNQKLLNYLTKNNTGEKYLFATTDSTSAAPYIIKTGKPVMAMGGFSGSDPILTVSKLKAMIKKGEVKYFYLSGMGKGGQSDVITWIKENSKEVPSSKWQSTSSSSQQGPFGNGTLYEITLK; from the coding sequence ATGAAACACATGAACAGTGAAGTGAAAGAAGAACGAACTTCAAATAAAAAAAGAATAGATTTATTTTTAGTTCCCATTGTTTTAATTGCAGCGTTTTTGAACTTATTTAAAATTTGGACAGATGAATACGCCAACGCTTATTACACGGCAGCTGTCAAAAGTATGCTTCAAAGTTTTCATAATTTCTTTTACGCATCTTTTGATCCAGGAGGCTATGTAACGATTGATAAGCCGCCGGTTGTGTTTTGGATTCAGACAATTAGCGCCAAAATATTTGGATTTCACGGATGGAGCGTCATTCTACCGCAAGCATTAGCGGGCATCGGTTCAGTCCTTTTACTATACGTACTCGTAAAACGTACGTTTGGCGTATGGGCTGGGAGATTTGCTGCTCTTGCCATGGCTCTGACGCCAATTGTACCTGCGGTAAGCCGAACAAATAATATCGATAGTATGCTTGTATTTACATTATTAGTAGCAACGTGGATGTTATTTCGTGCTGTGCGCACGGCTAAATTTGGCTGGGTTTTAGCAGCTTTTGCGATGATTGGTGTCGCATTTAATATGAAAATGCTTCAAGCATACATGGTTTTACCAGCATTTTATGTTTTCTATGTAGTGGCAACCAAAATCACTTGGAAAAAGAAAATTGCTTTTTTAACAACAGCGACTGCACTAATGCTCGCCGTTTCTGTCTCATGGGCAGTTGTAGTGGATTCAACTTCTGCTGATAAGCGACCTTATATGGGAAGCAGTCAAACAAATTCAGTTCTAGAGCTTGCTTTCGGATATAACGGTATTAATCGTTTAACTGGAAATACAAGCGTGACGGGAAGCAGTCATAAGCAGCCTGCTCAAACTCAGCAGCAAACAGCAAGCAATGAAACAAAACAAAATAGCAGTTCAAGTGCTGATGCTTCACAAAGCTCAAATCAAAGCAAGAGCTCTTCTCAAAAGATGCAGGCTCCAGGTGGAGGGAATCAAAACGGAATGTTCAACACGGGGAATCCTGGTCCATTCCGACTATTCCAAAAAGGGTTATCAGATCAAATCAGCTGGTTATTACCATTTGTAATCTTTTCAATCGTGGGTCTATTTGCCGGAGTGAAATTTAAAGGGCCTTACACGACAAAACAAAAAGAAAGTTTATTTTGGTTAGCGTGGCTGCTACCAGTAGCTGTCTTCTTTAGTATCGCAGGATTTTTCCATCAGTATTATTTAATTATGCTGGCACCTCCAATCGCCGCATTTGCAGGAGCGGGAGCAGTAGCTTTATGGAGCATGTACAAACAGCGTAATGGCTGGAAATCATGGCTGCTGCCAAGTGGTATTTTAACAACAGCAGCACTTCAAGTATATATTATGTCTCCTTATGTCAGCTCAATTGGGGTAACACCAATTGCCGGTGTAGGAGCACTGGGCGTTATTTTAGCTCTTGTTTTAGCTGTTCGTAAAGAGCGTAAAAACTCTGTGACCAATTATCTAGGAGTCGCAGCGATGGTTGTCTTGCTTGCAATGCCGGCGTACTGGGCGATGACACCGATTATTTATGGTGGAAATAGCATGCTTCCAGCAGCAGGTCCTGATTCTTCAAGCGGTATGGGAGGACTTCCAAGCACAGCTACAAATAGCAAACAGTCTGGTTTTAACGGCATGCAGCCTCCAGGAAGCTCTAATGGCAATTCATCTTCAAACAATCAAATGCAGCCGCCAAGCGGTTCATCAAACGGCGGTCAAATGCAAATGCCGGGCGGTTCATCCAATAATAGTCAAATGCCAAACAGCTTTTCAGGCAAATCATCATCTTCAAAACGAAAAAGTGGAGGGATGAACGCAGAAGTAAACCAAAAGCTACTAAATTATTTAACAAAAAATAATACAGGTGAAAAATATTTATTTGCCACAACGGATTCAACTTCAGCTGCGCCTTACATTATTAAAACGGGCAAGCCAGTAATGGCAATGGGTGGATTTAGCGGTTCAGATCCAATTTTAACGGTAAGTAAATTAAAAGCCATGATTAAAAAAGGTGAAGTGAAATATTTCTACTTGTCTGGAATGGGCAAGGGAGGTCAATCTGACGTTATCACGTGGATTAAAGAAAACAGTAAGGAGGTTCCTTCTTCCAAATGGCAGTCTACTTCATCAAGTTCTCAGCAAGGACCATTTGGAAATGGAACACTATACGAAATAACGCTTAAATAA
- a CDS encoding DUF3298 and DUF4163 domain-containing protein → MVTLPATVYSQQMVKKKLNVYYPVVHLTNQAVQHSMNSKILQRTNELIRQQGYGENPDTEETGYYELKTNERNVLSLTLVNFAYSGGAHGLTVVVPLTFNVLTGKTYQLKDLFKKDSNYVSVLSKIVGEQIKERDIMVLGEYKGIKPDQDFYIADKSLVLFYQLYDLAPYAYGIPYFPISIYAIQDIIEDESPLGQMFG, encoded by the coding sequence ATGGTTACATTACCTGCAACCGTATATTCTCAACAAATGGTGAAGAAAAAGTTAAACGTTTACTATCCAGTTGTACATTTGACTAATCAAGCTGTTCAGCACAGCATGAACAGTAAAATTTTGCAGCGTACGAATGAATTAATACGTCAGCAGGGATATGGAGAAAATCCGGATACAGAAGAAACGGGTTATTATGAGTTGAAAACAAACGAGCGAAATGTGCTCAGCTTAACACTTGTCAATTTTGCTTATTCCGGGGGAGCGCACGGATTGACCGTGGTAGTTCCGTTAACGTTTAATGTGCTGACTGGAAAAACGTATCAACTCAAAGATCTATTTAAAAAAGACAGTAATTACGTGAGCGTTCTTTCTAAAATAGTAGGAGAGCAAATAAAAGAGCGCGATATTATGGTTCTTGGAGAATATAAAGGAATTAAACCAGATCAAGATTTTTATATCGCCGATAAATCACTTGTGCTATTTTATCAGCTGTATGACCTGGCTCCTTACGCATATGGAATTCCTTATTTTCCAATTTCTATCTATGCTATTCAAGATATTATTGAAGATGAAAGTCCACTTGGACAAATGTTTGGATAA
- a CDS encoding phospholipase, translated as MIMSVPNKRKATPCLFPGYKWCGPGCSGPGCPVNDVDCCCKYHDLCYEDYGSCRSCDEQFLDCLCSKANPYSLEGRQAYAMYTYMRLKLALKQYD; from the coding sequence ATGATTATGTCTGTTCCGAACAAACGGAAAGCCACGCCCTGCCTCTTCCCTGGCTATAAATGGTGTGGTCCCGGATGCAGTGGTCCCGGATGTCCTGTAAATGATGTAGACTGCTGCTGTAAATACCATGATTTATGCTATGAAGATTACGGATCATGCCGCTCATGTGATGAGCAATTTCTTGACTGTCTTTGCTCCAAAGCAAATCCGTACAGTTTAGAAGGAAGACAGGCATACGCCATGTATACCTATATGCGGTTGAAGCTAGCTTTAAAACAATATGACTAA
- a CDS encoding CidA/LrgA family protein encodes MKVIRIILQIAILYTFSMIGEAVHHILHLPIPGSIIGLILMLICLTCKVVPIKVIEDGASFLLSFLPLLFIPAMAGVMNYPSLLSSSGAILFLIIVLSTIITMAAAGAASQLLEKKANKRKEKQQCKNSLSRSL; translated from the coding sequence ATGAAAGTGATACGAATCATTTTACAAATCGCGATTCTTTATACTTTTTCTATGATTGGCGAAGCCGTTCACCACATACTTCACCTGCCTATTCCAGGCAGTATTATAGGCTTAATTTTAATGCTCATTTGCTTAACGTGCAAAGTCGTTCCCATCAAAGTGATTGAAGACGGAGCAAGCTTCTTGTTATCTTTTTTACCTTTATTATTCATACCAGCTATGGCAGGAGTGATGAATTATCCTTCGCTTCTTTCAAGCAGCGGAGCGATTTTGTTTTTAATTATTGTGCTTAGTACAATCATTACGATGGCCGCCGCAGGGGCTGCTAGCCAACTTTTGGAAAAGAAAGCGAACAAACGAAAGGAGAAACAACAGTGCAAGAATTCTTTATCGCGGTCTTTATAA
- a CDS encoding MarR family winged helix-turn-helix transcriptional regulator: MQEKNSIELIEYELTTFIRRAVYLDNSENKIGNLERSAYLLLRQLDEFGPARVKELAEAFKLDISTLSRQAAALENKKLISRSSDPSDGRVSLFDITPRGKQMLQTDKQMRLERYHSMLKKWSSEEKELFGKLLMRMNDAFID, translated from the coding sequence ATGCAAGAAAAGAATTCAATTGAATTGATTGAATATGAACTTACTACCTTTATTAGACGAGCCGTCTATCTTGATAATTCTGAAAATAAAATAGGAAACCTAGAAAGATCAGCTTATTTATTATTACGGCAATTAGATGAATTTGGACCAGCGCGTGTAAAAGAGCTAGCAGAAGCATTTAAACTTGACATTTCAACTCTGTCTAGACAAGCAGCTGCTTTAGAAAATAAAAAGCTTATTTCCCGCTCCTCTGATCCTTCGGATGGACGCGTCAGCCTATTTGACATCACACCACGTGGAAAACAAATGCTGCAAACTGATAAGCAAATGCGTCTTGAACGCTATCATAGTATGTTAAAAAAATGGTCAAGTGAAGAAAAGGAGCTTTTTGGCAAACTATTAATGCGGATGAATGACGCATTTATCGATTAA